A single genomic interval of Lepisosteus oculatus isolate fLepOcu1 chromosome 12, fLepOcu1.hap2, whole genome shotgun sequence harbors:
- the LOC102690282 gene encoding spermine oxidase: protein MSTNPISNTPKMVIVGAGLAGLTAATTLVKAGFQNVWILEAMDRPGGRIHTTRPFKTEIIEMGANWIHGQEQNPVFLLAQQHGLLAEETSSSVMCLPDSITPRDFFFHEHRRQLPSETVEKVCSFFTKLTSKAFNQELDNKYALKTLGDFLDEEFQASPLESLEDGPKIFEWCKRSECTDEASSSLYDVSAKDIGLYTALEGGFFTCLGPGGYQAVLDVILNSLPPGILICNKPVKRIRWGLDEAAHPVRIVCEDGLELQADHVIVTASLGVLQEQASVMFEPLLPERKMRAIERLGFGVVDKIYLKFTERFWPPDCAGIQLVWEEGPEDKNVYTSLLDGESWKKTWYKKICGFDIVARHPTVLCGWITGREAQYMEMLDEKAVGDVCVGLLRSFTGWNIPDPVCVLRSNWWENPYVRGSYTYIPSGIDAVKEQEDLSEPVPSAACNPQLKPLQVLFAGEATHVNFYTTTHGAYLSGVREAQRIINHYSHEKTSL from the exons ATGAGTACAAATCCCATTTCCAACACACCTAAGATGGTGATAGTTGGCGCTGGCCTGGCTGGCCTGACTGCAGCAACTACCTTGGTCAAAGCAGGGTTTCAAAATGTCTGGATCTTAGAAGCCATGGACAGACCAGGAGGGAGAATCCACACAACCAGGCCCTTCAAGACAGAGATCATAGAGATGGGGGCAAACTGGATCCATGGTCAAGAACAAAACCCAGTCTTTCTTCTGGCACAGCAGCACGGCTTACTGGCTGAAGAAACTTCCAGCAGTGTCATGTGTCTGCCTGACTCCATAACTCCCCGGGACTTCTTTTTTCATGAACACAGAAGGCAGCTTCCCTCAGAAACAGTCGAAAAAGTGTGCTCTTTTTTCACTAAGCTTACCTCCAAGGCATTCAATCAAGAACTGGACAACAAATATGCCTTGAAGACTCTCGGTGACTTCCTAGATGAAGAATTCCAGGCCTCACCCTTGGAGTCTTTGGAAGATGGCCCAAAGATTTTTGAGTGGTGTAAACGGAGCGAGTGCACTGATGAGGCTAGCTCCTCTCTGTATGATGTCTCTGCTAAAGACATCGGTCTGTATACAGCTTTAGAAGGCGGCTTCTTCACCTGCTTGGGACCTGGAGGCTACCAAGCTGTATTAGATGTTATTCTGAATAGCCTTCCTCCTGGTATTCTCATATGTAACAAACCAGTAAAGCGCATCCGATGGGGTCTGGATGAAGCTGCCCACCCAGTGAGGATAGTGTGTGAAGATGGGCTGGAACTACAAGCCGATCATGTCATTGTCACAGCATCTCTTGGGGTCTTACAGGAACAGGCCTCTGTCATGTTTGAGCCTTTGCTGCCTGAGCGGAAGATGAGAGCAATCGAGAGGCTGGGCTTTGGTGTGGTTGACAAGATCTACCTGAAATTCACTGAGCGCTTCTGGcctccagactgtgctggaaTTCAGCTGGTCTGGGAGGAAGGACCCGAAGATAAGAATGTTTATACCTCTTTGCTGGATGGGGAGAGCTGGAAGAAGACATGGTACAAGAAAATTTGTGGTTTTGACATTGTGGCTCGTCACCCAACTGTTCTCTGTGGCTGGATTACGGGCAGAGAAGCCCAATATATGGAGATGCTTGATGAGAAGGCGGTCGGAGATGTTTGTGTGGG ATTGCTGAGATCCTTCACTGGCTGGAATATTCCCGATCCAGTCTGCGTGCTGAGATCCAACTGGTGGGAGAATCCCTATGTTCGAGGTTCCTACACGTACATACCTTCTGGGATAGATGCTGTGAAAGAGCAGGAAGACCTATCTGAGCCTGTCCCATCTGCTGCCTGCAACCCACAACTGAAG CCTCTGCAGGTGCTGTTTGCTGGTGAGGCTACACATGTCAACTTCTATACCACCACACATGGGGCCTACCTCTCTGGAGTAAGAGAAGCTCAGAGGATTATTAACCACTACAGTCATGAGAAGACCAGTCTTTAA